Proteins encoded by one window of Halobacteriovorax sp. GB3:
- a CDS encoding S8 family peptidase has product MKLILLSTLVLFLNHTHAKDYIIKVNDKESLAHQNELSIKKHLGRDYYLVETNEQSLESLRARKSSWLLSYEEDQETELYTTDPLYSLQWGHQNLGNNEPRRNGGTIPIQGVAGADSNSEKAWKITKGSKKIIVAVIDTGVDYKHEDLKDNIWVNTQELNGKKGVDDDNNGYVDDIYGYNFSKNTSDPMDDNKHGTHVAGIIGASHNNVGIKGVMADVQIMSVKYMDKKGRGTLSKAIEAILYAIDNGAKVLNNSWGARKHSQALEEIIQSSLNDGVLFVAAAGNSYSNNDEYPKWPANYKSPNLISVAAYNPEDRLAGFSCYGSESVHLAAPGRNIYSTAPKDKYIVLSGTSMAAPFVSGALGLALSLEKNLTATEIQELIISSSVKVDHLKERVKSGGRLDIYEFLKSITIF; this is encoded by the coding sequence ATGAAATTGATTCTTTTAAGCACTTTGGTACTCTTTCTCAATCACACTCACGCTAAAGACTACATCATCAAAGTAAACGACAAAGAATCTCTTGCTCATCAAAATGAACTATCGATCAAAAAACATCTTGGAAGAGATTATTATCTCGTTGAAACTAACGAACAATCACTAGAGTCTTTAAGAGCAAGAAAGTCTTCTTGGCTCCTCTCCTATGAAGAAGATCAAGAGACTGAACTCTACACTACCGATCCCCTCTACTCCCTTCAATGGGGTCATCAGAACCTAGGAAATAATGAGCCACGAAGAAATGGAGGAACAATACCCATTCAAGGTGTTGCTGGTGCTGATTCAAATAGTGAAAAAGCATGGAAGATCACAAAGGGAAGTAAAAAAATAATCGTTGCTGTTATAGATACAGGTGTTGATTATAAGCACGAAGATCTCAAAGATAATATCTGGGTAAACACGCAAGAGCTTAATGGAAAAAAAGGTGTCGATGACGATAATAATGGATATGTCGACGATATTTACGGATACAATTTTTCCAAAAATACTTCCGATCCTATGGATGACAATAAACACGGCACACACGTTGCAGGAATCATCGGAGCTTCTCACAATAATGTAGGAATTAAAGGAGTCATGGCCGATGTTCAAATCATGTCGGTAAAGTACATGGATAAAAAAGGAAGAGGAACATTATCTAAGGCCATTGAGGCGATACTCTATGCCATTGATAACGGAGCAAAGGTTCTCAATAATTCATGGGGAGCAAGAAAGCACTCTCAAGCACTTGAAGAAATCATTCAAAGCTCACTTAATGATGGCGTGCTTTTTGTCGCCGCTGCCGGAAATAGCTATTCAAATAATGATGAGTATCCTAAATGGCCAGCAAATTACAAAAGCCCAAATCTGATTAGCGTAGCCGCTTATAACCCAGAAGATCGCCTAGCTGGATTTTCTTGCTATGGTAGTGAATCGGTTCATCTTGCAGCTCCTGGAAGAAATATCTACTCAACAGCTCCTAAAGATAAATACATTGTTCTCTCGGGAACAAGTATGGCCGCTCCCTTTGTAAGTGGAGCACTAGGGTTGGCACTTAGTTTAGAGAAAAATCTGACTGCAACTGAAATACAGGAACTTATCATCTCTAGCTCAGTAAAAGTTGATCATTTGAAAGAAAGAGTCAAATCTGGTGGGCGCTTGGACATTTACGAATTTTTAAAGAGTATTACAATTTTTTAA